From one Pararge aegeria chromosome 21, ilParAegt1.1, whole genome shotgun sequence genomic stretch:
- the LOC120633078 gene encoding allergen Tha p 1-like, whose amino-acid sequence MKGATVFIFMAAVALASAQQYTDRFDGVNVDEVIMNPRLLDAYIKCALEIGKCTAEGRELKSHIQDALENNCAHCTKIQRGWVHKVIGHLINNKPEYWQRLVDKYDPKRTYTVKYEKDLKTIKA is encoded by the exons aTGAAGGGCGCTACAGTTTTTATCTTTATGGCCGCAGTCGCCTTAGCATCGGCCCAGCAGTACACTGATCGTTTCGACGGCGTCAATGTTGACGAAGTAATAATGAATCCTCGACTGCTTGACGCCTACATCAAATGCGCCCTTGAAATTGGCAAGTGTACAGCTGAAGGCCGCGAGCTTAAAT CTCATATTCAGGACGCTCTTGAAAACAATTGCGCACACTGTACAAAAATCCAACGCGGCTGGGTGCATAAAGTAATAGGCCATCTTATCAACAACAAACCAGAATATTGGCAGCGACTTGTTGACAAGTACGACCCAAAGCGCACCTACACTGTCAAATACGAGAAAGATCTTAAGACTATTAAGGCTTAA